One window from the genome of Saccopteryx leptura isolate mSacLep1 chromosome 8, mSacLep1_pri_phased_curated, whole genome shotgun sequence encodes:
- the LOC136379569 gene encoding uncharacterized protein, whose translation MPICLEHSSIASTKTWNSGLSPSAGPARLDPVSSGWPNCLRALAATSILLKEASKLTLGQDIQVIGEHYLEQVLRAPPDRWISNARLTQYQAQLLNPPAIQFLKTTALNPATLLPLPDSSVIHDCRQVLDTITGARPDLRDQAYEKADLTLFTDGSSYVRDGQRYAGTAVTTQDTVLWKKALPKGTSAQRAELIGLTQALRIAEGKSANIYTDSRYAFATAHVHGAIYRERGLLTTAGKEIKNKDEILALLEAIWLPKKVAIIHCKGHQKGDSPIVKGNHFADRAARNAAEEEEHTNQLLLIPPPTLQIEPRYEPKEEEKVLTGITTNTCRSTGA comes from the exons atgccaatctgcctggaacactcctctaTTGCCAGTACAAAAacctggaactcaggactatcgcccagtgcaggacctgc aagactagatcctgtgtcatcaggatggcccaattgtttgagagcacttgctgctacctccatccttcttaaggaggccagtaaactgactctgggtcaagacattcaggtcattggagagcactatttagaacaagtgctgcgggctccaccggataggtggatctcgaatgcccgactaacacagtatcaggcacagttgctgaacccccccgcaatacaatttttgaaaacaacggccttgaatcctgctacattgctcccgttgccagactcatcggtgatccatgactgtagacaagtattagataccattacaggagccagaccagatctacgggatcaggcctatgagaaggcagatttaacCCTGTTCacagatggaagtagctatgttcgggatgggcaaaggtatgctggaactgcggtgaccactcaagatactgtgttatggaaaaaggcactgcctaaaggcacatctgcacaacgggctgagcttattggactcacacaggcccttagaattgctgaagggaaaagtgccaacatctatacagacagtagatatgcctttgccactgcccatgtacatggcgccatctaccgggagcgtgggttgttgacaactgcaggaaaagaaattaaaaataaggatgaaattttagctctattagaagccatttggttgcctaaaaaggtggcaataatacattgcaaaggacatcaaaagggggattcccctatagtaaaaggaaaccactttgctgatcgagcggcacggaatgcagcagaagaggaggaacacactaaccaactgctactcatcccaccccctactttacaaatagaaccgaggtatgagccaaaagaagaagagaaag tccttacaggcattacaactAATACGTGCAGAAGTACGGGCGCTTAG